TCAAAACACAAAGAGGATTCAGCGCATTTTGACTATGCGGGTTCCTTGAATAACTCATCCCACTCTCTATCCCCACCCTAAAATAAGGCAGTTTCCTTGAAAAAGTTAGAGACCTCTATTTTGGCGTAAATTGTAATAACTGGCTCTGTAAAAGTGTTCTTTGCTGTTGAGGCCTGTCCTCTTAACTGTATACCACAAGAAGCAGTTTTTCCTCCTTTATTCCCAAGTCCTTGATGTGCTTTTGACCATCTTTATTTGCCTTGGGGAACGGGAACACCAGCCCTTCTTCCTGACATAATCGTAAAAGGACCAAATTGCTATTGTAGCCTCTAATGTGTGTTGGCCACAATTAAACAAACAAGATACTCCAGCTAAGACCTCATCAACATTGTCCCGACATGTACTGCTCACCCTACTAAATGTATGAACTGTTTCTGCTCTCCCACAGGCGACTACACTCGAGATGATGACTGACATGCTTGACAACCACCAAGAGAGCTGGGACTCTCTGGTCTGCATGGTGGACAAGTACCGTAAGCAAACCGGCAACGATGTCGTCCTCCTCACTGCCTACCGGCCCAAGCTGCAGTCTAACCTCGCCTACGCCGTCCACGGGACGGGCACCCTCTCGGACGCCACCAAGCACTACCTGGACGATATTGCCGTTTTCCACAAGACCTCCGTCTACACCAGCAGCACCGTGCTGGAGCGGGGCGCGGGGAAGGCGGCAAAGGAGGACACGTGCAGCGCCGAGGACTCCTTCTCCAAGAGCTACCCGTCCATTTACGGCAAGGGAGGCTTATCCGCCGACAGTCAGAGCCCAATGGAGCTGAGAGCCGAGGCAGAATGCGACTCTGGAGTGGCAGAGAGCGACGAGAGAACGGCTTCGGAAACTGAGAGAGAAGTGGACAGGTGTAACTTAAATGACTCTTCAGGTAAAGAACTCCACAGCCACAGTACCGACATCAACTGTTATGTTTGTATTGCAACAtcaaaagatatttattcacaaaatgctggagtaactcagcaggtcaggcagcatctcgggagagaaggaatgggcgacgtttcgggtcgagacccttcttcagactgatgtcaggggggggcaggacaaaggaaggatataggtggagacgggaagatagagggagacaggaagatagagggagatctgggaagggggaggggaagagagggacagaggaactatctaaagttggagaagtcgatgttcataccactgggctgcaagctgcccaggcgaaatatggggtgccgttcctccaatttccggtgggcctcactatggcactggaggaggcccatgacagaaagatattTATACTTGTATAAATGTTAACTTTTTGGTGATTTTTATTTCAATGAGAACAACTCGCAAATTTCTGTT
This genomic window from Rhinoraja longicauda isolate Sanriku21f chromosome 40, sRhiLon1.1, whole genome shotgun sequence contains:
- the akt1s1 gene encoding proline-rich AKT1 substrate 1 — encoded protein: MMTDMLDNHQESWDSLVCMVDKYRKQTGNDVVLLTAYRPKLQSNLAYAVHGTGTLSDATKHYLDDIAVFHKTSVYTSSTVLERGAGKAAKEDTCSAEDSFSKSYPSIYGKGGLSADSQSPMELRAEAECDSGVAESDERTASETEREVDRCNLNDSSAIFTMDEESTSQDCEPFFESDLDGESTDDGSLSEELPVRPQSLSQTMCHQYAKSLPVSVPIWGFKDLTPKKFHDGDNEERLPSPDLDKIAASMKALTMSVTDGTEMFGDLPRPRLNTGDFQKPYRKY